The Planococcus halocryophilus nucleotide sequence TATATGATCGGAAACGCGAGATTGAACTTGGCGGTGGCGAAGAACGCATCGATAAGCAACACGAAAAAGGCAAACTAACGGCACGTGAGCGTATTGATTTATTGCTTGATGAGGATTCATTTGTAGAGCTAAGTCCATTTGTAGAACATCGCACAACTGATTTCGGTATGGCTAAAGGCCCTGGTGAAGGCGTGGTTACTGGCTATGGGAAAGTGAACGGGAGACCGATTTACTTGTTTTCTCAAGACTTTACAGTGTTTGGTGGAGCTTTAGGGGAAATGCATGCGAAAAAAATTGCTAATGTCATGGATTTAGCAGCCCGTAATGGTGCACCTTTTATCGGTTTAAACGATTCAGGGGGTGCACGTATTCAAGAAGGTGTCTTGTCCCTTGATGGCTATGGTCAAATTTTCTATCGCAACTCGATTTATTCAGGCGTTATACCGCAAATCTCTGTAATTATGGGACCTTCTGCAGGTGGAGCGGTTTATTCACCAGCGATTACAGATTTTGTCTTTATGGTTGATAAAACGAGCCAAATGTTTATTACTGGCCCAAAAGTAATTGAAACAGTTACTGGCGAAAAAATATCTTCTGAAGATCTTGGCGGTTCAAGAGTACATACAGCAATTAGCGGAAATGCACATTTCCGAGGCGATTCAGAACAAAAAGTGCTTGAAATGGTTCGTCAATTGATCAGCTACTTGCCACAAAATAACACGGAAATGCCGCCTCGCCTAGAAGAGGGAGAAGAAGACGACTACCGTCCAGATTTAGCAGATGTTGTGCCTTTTGAAGCAATTCGTCCTTATGATGTCCGTAAAGTAGTCGACCAAGTCGTAGACAAAGATAGCTTTATGGAAGTGCAACCAGAATTTGCGCGCAATATCGTCATTGGACTCGCTCGCATTAAAGGCGAAACCGTCGGATTAGTTTGTAACCAGCCAAAAGTAATGGCAGGGGGACTCGATATCGATTCATCTGATAAAGCAGCACGCTTTATTCGTTTCTGCGATTCGTTCAACATCCCATTAATCACATTTGAGGACGTTACTGGTTTCTTCCCTGGTATTAAACAAGAACATGGTGGGATTATTCGTCACGGGGCGAAGATTTTGTATGCTTATTCAGAAGCAACGGTTCCTAAAATGACGGTCATCTTGCGAAAAGCTTATGGCGGTGCTTATGTGGCATTAAACTCTAAATCTATTGGAGCTGATTTGGTTTATTCATGGCCTAATGCTGAAATCGCGGTTATGGGACCAAATGGAGCTGCCAACATCATTTTTGCTCGTGAAATTGCCGCAAGCGAAAACCCAGAAGAAACGCGCGCAGCGAAAATTGAAGAATACCGCGTGAAATTCGCGAATCCATATGTAGCTGCGGCTCGTGGTATGGTTGATGACGTGATCGACCCACGCGAAACACGTATTAAATTGATCCAAGCATTAGAAATGATGCGCAATAAAAAAGATACACGACCTGCAAAAAAACATGGCAATATGCCCCTGTAAGATATAGAAGGAGTGTTTTGGATGAATAACGAACGATTGATAAATGAATTTTTGGAACTGGTTCAAATTGACTCAGAAACAAAACATGAAGGTCCGATTTCTGCTATATTACAAACTAAATTAGAAGCAATGGGTTTTCATGTCGTTATTGACGAATCAGCTGCAGCAACTGGTCACGGTGCAGGAAATATAATTGCTACGTTACGTGGAAATTTGAGCGAAGTTCCGGCTATCTACTTTACGGTTCATATGGATACAGTGACACCAGGTGTTGGTGTTAAACCTGAAATTCGTGATGGATATGTCTATTCGGATGGAACAACCATTTTAGGGGCAGATGATAAAGCTGGAATTTCGGCTTTGTTTGAAATGATTCGCGTGCTTCAAGAGCAAGAAATTCCGCATGGTGATATTCAATTGGTTATCACTTCTGGAGAAGAAAGTGGGTTAGTTGGAGCAAAAGAACTAGACTCTTCACTTATGATTGCCAAATATGGCTATGCTGTAGATAGCGATGGCAAAGTAGGCGGAATTGTTACTGCTGCACCGAACCAAGCGAAACTATGGACAACCATTTATGGTAAAACAGCTCATGCGGGTGTAGCGCCTGAAAAAGGCATTTCAGCGATCAGTATTGCTGCAAAGGCCATTGCTAAAATGACGCTAGGACGCATCGATGAAGAAACGACTGCTAATATCGGACATTTTGAAGGTGGCGGAGCTACTAACATTGTTTGTGACGAAGTCCGTATTCTATCGGAAGCCCGTTCAATTAGCGAAGACAAATTAGCCGCACAAACGATTCACATGGAATCGGTTTTTGAACAAGTTGCTGAAAACCTTGGTGGACGTGCAGAAACAAAAGTCCAATTAATGTACCCAGGTTTCCATTTTGATGATATGGACCCCGTTGTGGAAATTGCACAAAAAGCTGCCGCTAAAATTGGACGTCCGTCTCCAATTTTGACGAGTGGTGGAGGCAGTGATGCAAACATATTTAATGGTTTTGGCATTCCGACTGTTAACCTTTGTGTTGGATACGAAGAAATTCATACTAAAAATGAACGTATGCCAATCGAAGAACTCGAAAAATTAACCGAATTATTGGTTGAAATTGTTAAAGAATCAACACAGAAGTAAATAGTAGAGTGATGATGGGAAGAAAGAACAGGATGTATATAACGGGTTTCTTTTCTATCGTTAAACTACAAAAAACCAACAAATTGTAAATTGATTTGTTGGTTTTTTATTACTCTATTGAGCTTTTAAAAACTATAAAGCAAAAGAAGAATTTACAAAATGATTATCAAACCATTTGATCGTAGCTGTTTCTTCTCTGTATCCCCAATAAATTCCGTATCCTAATAATCCTGAAATAATTAAGAATCCGCTTAAACTAATGAGTAAAAACTTTTTCATTGCTTTACGACTTTAATTAAAACGACAATAAATAAATTAAAAAGTTGGGCAATCCAAAATGCTTTCTGGTTTTTAATGGCTCCTTCTTTTACTTTTGAGATAAGAAACGGAACCCATCAGGATGTATGTTCTGTCTTTTTTTGATACACTAAAAGAAAAGGAAATGAGAGTCAGTTCTATGGCCAGCAGAGTGATTTTTCATATTGATATGAATAGTTTTTATGCTTCTGTTGAACAGTCGCATAATCCAGAGTTAAAAGGAAAAGCGATTGCCATTGCCGGAAATCCGCAAGAAAGAAAAGGGATTATCGTAACATGCTCTTACGAAGCAAGAGCGCATGGCATATATACGACGATGCAAGTTCATGAAGCGAAACGGAAATTACCAGAACTATTGCTACTGCCGCCTAACTTTGAGCGTTACCGTGCAGCTTCAAAAGCAATGTTTGAAATTTTACGTACATATACGGATATGGTGGAACCTGTGTCTATTGATGAAGGCTATGTCGACGTAACCGAATTGACCGAAACGCGTCATGCATTGGAAATTGCGGATGACATCCAGCAACGGCTGTTGGCGGAATTGGATTTGCCTTGTTCAATCGGCATTGCACCGAATAAGTTTTTAGCAAAAACAGCATCTGACATGAAAAAACCGATGGGAATTACGGTGTTGCGTAAGCGCAGCATTCAGGCTTTGCTGTGGCCGAAATCGGTAATAGAGATGCACGGTATTGGTGACAGCACAGCAGCGCGCTTAAAGAGCTTGAAAATTGAAAAAATCGGTGAGTTAGCGACTGCGAACGAAGGTTTGATTAAAGAAAAAATGGGCAAAAACGGTCTGCGGCTAAGAGAGCGAGCAAATGGAATTGACGACCGTCCAGTAGATCCGGATTCCATTTACGATACTAAAAGTGTTGGGACGTCCACAACTTTGCCAATAGATGAAACGGATGAACAAAGTTTAAAAGCATTATTTCGTCAGCTTAGTGACAAAGTTGCCAACCGATTAGAAGCGAAAGAATTATCCGGTTCCACTGTTAGTATTCAAACGCGTAGTTCGGATTGGAAAAACAGAACACGTAGCGTTACATTAAATAATACCGTTTGGAAAGCTGAAGATATTCAACGAACGGCATGGCAATTGTTTATTAAACATTGGAATGGTGAAGCTTTAAGACTGATTGGTGTGACGGTATCCAACGTGGCAAGTAAAGGCGATATGACTGAACAATTGTCAATCTTTAATTTTCAAGAACATGTGAAAGAAGAGCCGATTCTGAATTTGATGGCTAAACTTGAAAGTCGATTTGGAAAAAGCGTTTTGACGCGAGGAACCAAAATTAAAAAAACCAATTACGATTCAAAAACAAGTTTTAGTAAAGATTTTTTGGACGATCACGAAAGAAAGTAGGGAAAGTATGCAATTGTTATTTCTTGGTACTGGAGCGGGAATGCCTTCTAAGCAACGTAACACCTCTGCGCTTGTACTGAAGTTGCTAGAAGAACGGGGAACTGTTTGGTTGTTCGACTGTGGAGAAGCAACACAGCATCAAATTCTTCGGACTACAGTAAAACCGCGCAAAATTGAAAAAATCTTTATTACGCATATGCACGGCGATCATATTTTTGGCTTGCCTGGTTTGCTCGGATCTCGTTCATTTCAAGCAGGAGAAGAACCACTTGATATTTATGGCCCTGTAGGCATTAAAGAATACGTCCAAATGACGTTAACACTTAGCCGAACTCATTTAACTTATCCGATTGCTTATCACGAACTATCTGAAGGTATGATATTTGAAGATGAATTGATGACAGTCGAAACGCGTCTTTTAGATCACGTTATTCCTTCCTATGGGTTTCGTATTACGCAAAAACCATTACCTCCAAAACTGCTAATTAATAAAGCTCTTTCTCTTGGTGTGCCAAAAGGTCCCTTATTGGCAAAGTTAAAAACAGGACAAGACATTGAACTTGCAAATGGCCAGTGGGTACGAAGTGGCGATGTTACAGAATCTGAACAACCCGGATTTGTCGTTACTATTTTAGGCGATACTCGTTTCTGTAAAGCAGCGGTAGAATTAGGTCGCGGAGCAGATGTGCTGGTGCACGAAGCGACATTTGATGCAACTGCAAAAAAAATGGCTACAGAATATGGACATGCAACTGTTTATGATGCAGCTGAAACTGCGCGATTAGCAAGAGCTAATACGTTAATCATGAATCATATTAGTGCTCGTTTTTTACCTGAAGATGAGAAGTTTTTATTAAAACAAATGAAAGAGCAACATCCGCGCGGATTTATTGCACATGATTTCGCTGAATTTGAATGGCATCAACAAGAGAAAAGAATAAGGAAAAAACAAGGAAGCCGCCTTTAATAGATGGCTTTTTTTGGGTAATCACAAAAATATTTTTGGAAATAATAGAACATACGTTCTTTTTGTGGTAAAATAAAGTTACAGCTGTATGAGGGCGGTTTGGCCATTCCCGAGGGAAAGGGGGTGGTAACATGACCATTGCAGAATCATTCGGTCTCGTTTTTACGAGTATCGGATTAACGATTAGCGCCTTAACACTTGTCGTTTCCATGATTTTGGTCATTAACAAAAAAAAATAACCGTCCCATGTGGCGTGGAATGACGGTTATTTTTTAAGCCTATATTCCAGCCAACCGCTCTCGTAGCGGCATACAGCTGGCCGAATGCGAAAGCATTCGGTTTTTTTGCGTTACCTTAAGTATACTAAATCTGAAGCATTTTGCAACTTTCTTATAGCCAACCACGCTTATACGGCTCTGGAGCTGTTATTTCAACGTTTAGCTGTTTTGCTGCTGTATATGCCCAATAAGGGTCGCGAAGCAGTTCGCGGGCTAGAAAGACCATATCAGCGCGTTCGTTTTGAAGAATTTCTTCTGCATGCAATGGGCTAGTGATTAAGCCAACTGCACCTGTTGCGATCGGTGTATCTTTTTTTATAGTTTCTGCAAAAGCTACTTGATAGCCAGGGAAAACAGGAATGCGAGCAGGTACAACAGCACCCGAACTAACATCGATCAAGTCGACGCCTTGCTGTTTCATCCATTGACACATTTCTACGTACTGATCGGCAGTCATACCACCTTCACTATAGTCATGAGCAGAGATACGGACAAATAAGGGACCATTCCAAACTTCATTGACCACATCAATCACTTTTCCTAACAAGCGGTAACGGTTTTCAGCGCTGCCACCATATTCATCTGTCCGTTGGTTAGTTAAAGGAGACAAAAACTGGTTTAGTAAATAGCCATGTGCACCGTGAAGTTCAATAACATCAAAGCCCGCTTTTTTTGCGCGAATTGCCCCAAGTTTAAAAGCTTCTATCGTTTCTTCAATATCATCAGAAGACATTTCTTTCGGTAATTTATAGCTATCATCAAAAGCGAGCGCACTTGCTGAATAGATTTCACCATCAACCGTGGCTTTTCTGCCGGCATGAGCCAATTGAATGCCTGTTTTTGCCCCACTTTGTTTCATTAAACGAACAATTTCGGATTGACCTTCAATGTGAGTATCATCCCAAATGCCAAGATCTCTCGATGAAATACGTCCTTGTGGCTGAACAGCTGTTGCTTCAGTGATAATTAGACCGACGCCTCCAACTGCACGTGTCGGATAGTGGATGCGGTGCCAGTCGGTTATTTTTCCATCTTCCTGGTCACTTTGGTACATACACATAGGTGCCATAACAATCCGGTTTTTAAAAACAGTTTCTTTTATCTCAAATGGTTCAAATAACTTAGCCATGTACTGTCCTCCTTCTAGTAGATACAACTATAAAGTATACAGAAAGATTTATTTAAATTCTTTCCCAAGCTCTTTCGATCGTTCAGCAGCACTTGTCACACATTTACCAACAATTTCTTTAAAGTTGTTTTCTGCTAAAGAATCAAGGCCGGCAGCAGTAGTGCCATTTGGACTTGTCACTTTTTGGCGCAACTCAGCAAAGTCTTCTTGTTGTAACATTTCAGCTGCCCCAGCAAAAGTTTGACGAACCAATTTTTTTGCGTCCGCATTTGATAGACCGTTTGCGATAGCCGCTTCAGTCATTGCTTCTGCAAAATAATAAATATAGGCAGGTCCACTTCCTGCGACACCGGTTACTGCATGCAATTGCTCTTCAGCAACGACTGTTACGCCGCCAATTGAAGACAATAGCTTGCGTAGTTCATGTTGTTGATCAAGTGTGACATGTTTGCTCCATGCGACACCTGTTGCCGATTTGCCGACTTTTGCAGAAGTATTAGGCATTGCACGAGCTACTGGGAAATCACCCACATGTTTTTGAATGGTTTCAATCGAGACACCTGCTGCTACCGATAAAATTACGGTGTTTCCAGTTAATTTGTCTTTAATGCCACAAAGTGCAACCTCTACATCTTTTGGCTTCATTGCCAACAAAATGAAGTTCGCATCTTTTAATTCGGTTTTCTCTTGGCAGACGATATTCACACCGTATTCGTCACTTAAAAATTCCAGGCGATCTTGATCCGATTTGTTCATCACCGAAATTTCTTCCGGTTTCATAATTCGCTTATTAATCCAGCCATGAATCATAGATTCGGCCATTGATCCGGCTCCTACACAAACGATTTTCATATCCATCACTCTCTTTCCTCAAAATAAAAAGCGCATTCGTCCCTGTTATACAAGGACGAAAACGCTTTGTTTCCGCGGTACCACCTAAGTTTGCCATAAAGACACAACTCGATATCCATAACGCGGACAGACGGCCGTGTTTTCACGGCAGCTCAAAAGCAGGTTCCACAAAGGAGAGGGGGTGCGCATTTCAGCTAAAGCAACACTCTCTTTACACCTTCACTTTGTGTACTAATCTTTATCTTCGCTCACATATGTTATTAAATTATAGAGTATAGCGTAGGACTTTGTCAAATAACATCAAGAAGTGACGGCGAGTAATTTACCATGTATGATAGATGAATAGCGATTCATTTTAAGGAGTTGAGAGTGTGAGTTTACATAAGATTATTATTCCTACACCTTTTGCGGTAGGGGACGTTAATTCGTATTTAATAAAAGGAGATATGCTCACGCTAATCGATGCTGGTCCGAAAACGCCAGAAGCATGGCTTGCGATCAAGGCAGGACTTAAAGAATTTGGAGCAGAACCTGGTGATGTGGAACAAGTTGTGTTGACGCATCATCATCCCGACCATGCGGGGTGGGTTGATGGTTTTGAAAATGCAAAACTATATGGACATCCGTATAACGATCCATGGCTGCGCCGTGATCAACAATTCTTTGATTATCATGATACATTTTATTTAGAACGTTTAAAAGAAGAAGGGGTACCAGGCGATTTACAATTTTGGGTCAAAAAGATGAAACGGCCATTAAATTTAATGGGCAACCGCCCACTAGATACGACGATTACTGAAGGAGATGTGTTACCAGGACATCCTGATTGGCAAGTTCTTGAAACTTTGGGACATGCACAAAGTCATTTGTCTTTTTGGAACAAAGAAACGGGTGAAATGATTGGTGGCGATCATGTAATTGCAAAAGTTTCTTCTAATCCACTGATTGAACCACCGTTAGATCCAGCAGAAGGGCGACCAAAATCTTTGCTTCAATACAATGCATCACTCAGTCGTTTATTAACAATGCCAGTTGACGTGATTTATAGTGGCCATGGTGAAGAAGTATACAATGTTCATGAATTAATCACCACGCGCTTAGCGAAACAGCATCAGCGGGCTATGAAAGCACACGGTTTAATGGGTGAAGGAGAGCGAACGGTATATGAGGTGACAAAAGACTTGTTTGCACACGCATATGAAAAAGAGCTTGGCTTAACGTTATCTGAAACGATTGGTCAAATTGATTACTTGCTAGAAAATGGATTAGTTGTCGAGCGAATGGGTGACGATGGCATTTTCTACTATAGTAAAGCATAAATAAAGCTGACAATTGCAACAAGTTCGAGTAACAGGTAAAATTAAGTGAATAATATGTACACCACGACTATACAAGAAAAGGATTGGGTAGCTTTGAAAAAATGGGGTTTATTTTTAGCGAGTGCATTATTGCTTGCAGCGTGTTCGAATGAAGAAACTGAACCAGCGGGGCCGGATGAAACAGAAGATACGGAAAAAGCAGAAATGGCCGTTGAACAGAAAAGTATGACTGAAGAAGGATTTATCACACAAGTTAGCGGAGAAAGCATTCTTGTTAATAATATCTACTTTAGTATTCCAGAAGATGTGGAAGTCCAACTTAGCGATGGTGCTGAAACTACTGAAGGCGTTATTCGAGATATCCGAACAGGAATGAAAGTTAGCTTGGACTACAACGGGCCACTAGCTGAATCGTTTCCTATGCAAGGAGACGCTGAAACGATCACTATTTTAAAAGATGAGGAATCTGTTAAACAAGCAGATGCACTTGAAGCTTTTATCAACGCGGAACAATTGTCTCGTTTGATCATGATGGGGCAACCAATTGTTCGTGATAACGAAATCGGCTTTTTATTTAGCAATATGGAAACTGGCGAAATGTCCGAAGTTCGGATCGACCTTGATACACACGAGTACACAATTGGTGGAGAAAAAAGTGAATAAATAATAGAAGCAGCCGCGGCTGCTTTTTTTTGTGAAAATTTATAGTCGTTTCTCTTGCGCTTGTTAAATATCCGTGATATTATGTGTATATTCATTTCAAACATTGCATAAAAATACATTGGAGGTTTTCATATTGAATAAAAAGATTGTACTCGCATACTCAGGTGGATTAGATACATCGGTGGCCATCCCGTGGCTAAAAGAAGAAGGCTACGACGTTGTCGCTGTGTGCCTGGATATCGGGGAAGGAAAAGATTTAGATTTTATTAAACAAAAAGCGCTTCAAGTTGGAGCGGTTGAAAGTTACATGATCGATGCAAGAGACGAATTCGCGGATGAATATGCATTAATTTCAATGCAAGCTCATACATTATATGAAGGGAAATATCCATTGGTGTCTGCATTATCTCGTCCGTTAATTTCGAAAAAATTAGTTGAGATCGCAGAAGCTACTGGCTCAAGCGCTGTAGCACATGGTTGCACAGGAAAAGGCAATGACCAAGTACGTTTCGAAGTTTCGATCAAGTCGTTAAACCCGAATCTTGAAGTTGTAGCACCAGTTAGACAATGGGGATGGTCACGTGATGAAGAAATCGCTTATGCAAAACTGCATAATATTCCAATCCCAGTGAATTTGGATAGCCCGTTTTCAATCGATCAAAATCTATGGGGACGTGCTAACGAATGTGGCGTATTGGAAAACCCGTGGACTACTCCACCAGAGGAAGCTTATGACATTACAAATTCTCTTGAAACAACTCCAGATACAGCGGATATTGTTGAAATCGAATTCGTTAACGGAGTTCCAACTCAATTAAACGGTATTTCGTACTCATTCTCTAAATTGATTTTAGAATTAAACGAAATCGCTGGTAAACATGGTGTCGGTAGAATTGACCATATTGAAAATCGTTTAGTAGGGATTAAATCTCGTGAGGTATATGAAGCTCCTGCAGCGATGACATTAATCGCAGCGCATAAAGAGCTTGAAGATATTACTTTGGTTAAAGAAATGGCTCATTTCAAACCAGTTATCGAGAAAAAATTAACTGAATTAATTTATGAAGGTTTATGGTTCTCTCCATTACGTGTTGCACTTGAAGCATTCTTAAAAGAAACACAAGTGTATGTTAACGGTACAGTGCGTGTGAAACTGTTTAAAGGACATGCCATTATTGAAGGGCGTAAGTCTGCAAACTCACTTTACAGTGAGCAACTAGCTACGTATTCGACAGATGATACATTCAACCATGCATCTGCAGTTGGCTTTATCGAGCTATGGGGCCTTCCGACAGTTGTAAACTCAATGGTAAACAAAAAAGAAGTAGCAGTTCCTGAAGAGTTGAAAGAGAAGGTGAAAGCATGACCAAACTGTGGGGCGGCCGTTTTCAAAAATCGGCCGAACAGTGGGTCGATGAATTTGGTGCTTCAATTTCTTATGATCAAAAGTTAGTAATGGAGGATCTGGAAGGCAGCACAGCGCATGTTAAAATGCTGGCTGCTTGCCAGATTCTTTCTAACGACGATGCTAATCTTATTTTATCGGGTCTTGTAACGCTTAAACAAAAAGCGCAAGACGGGGAATTAGAGTATAGCGTATCAAATGAAGACATCCACTTAAACTTAGAAAAACATTTAATCGATGAAATAGGTCCAGTTGGTGGTAAATTGCATACAGCAAGAAGCCGGAATGACCAAGTAGCGACAGATATGCATTTGTATTTGAAAAATCGTGTTGGCGAAATTATTGATGCCGTTACGGCTTTCCAAGATGCAATCGTCACGCAAGCGGAAGCGCATGTAGAAACGATTGTCCCAGGTTATACGCATCTTCAACGTGCACAACCAATTTCTTTTGGTCATCACTTGATGACGTATTTTTGGATGTTGCAGCGCGATAAAGAGCGATTAACAGAATCGTTAAAACGCATCGATATTTCACCGCTTGGAGCGGGAGCAATGTCGGGAACAACTTTTCCGATTGACCGCGAAATGTCGGCAGAGCTTCTCGGTTTCTCAAACGTTTACCAAAATAGTTTGGATGCCGTAAGTGATCGTGATTTCATCCTTGAATTTCTAAGCAATTCATCGATGTTAATGATGCACATGTCACGTTTTGCGGAAGAAATTATTCTTTGGTCAAGTGAGGAATTCCGTTTTATCGAGTTAGATGATACGTTCTCTACAGGATCAAGTATTATGCCGCAGAAGAAAAATCCCGATATGGCGGAATTGATTCGTGGCAAAACTGGCCGTGTTTACGGCAACCTTTTTGGTTTATTGACAACGTTAAAAGGTTTGCCGCTTGCTTATAATAAAGACATGCAAGAAGACAAAGAAGGAATGTTTGATACGGTTCACACCTTAATGGGCTCATTGCCAATTTTTGAAGGCATGATTCGTACCATGACCGTTCGCACGGATTCCATGGAAAAAGCGGTTCATTCAGATTTCTCAAACGCTACAGAATTAGCGGATTACTTAGCTGCGAAAGGAATGCCGTTCCGTGAAGCACATGATGTCACTGGGAAACTAGTTTTCACATGCATTCAACGCGGTTATTTCTTAAAAGACTTACCGCTTGCTGATCTCAAGCAAGCAAGTTCACTGATCGATGAAGATATCTACAACACCTTAATGCCAAAAACAGCAGTAGAGCGCAGAAACTCACTGGGTGGCACAGGTTTTGAACAAGTACATCATCAATTGGGACTTGCCAAGCAACTTATCGGGTAATAAGTCCATTCCCTATAAAGTCGTTAGCGCTTGGTACCCGCTGGCGATCAAAAAAGCCGATTTTCCTCTTCCCCGATGGAAAATCGGCTTTTTTCTGTGTTTTTTCGACATTAACAGAGCATCTCAAAGAATTTAGTTGAAATTCAGTCTAAAGTCTAATTTATTTCATAAATCGAAGCATTGTCTTTCCGTAAGTTAACAATATTTGCTAAAATTAAAAAGATTAAAATATGCGTACAGTAAAGTAGGCTATAAGAAAAAATTAACCAGCAAGGAGAAAGATGACGATGCGCGTATTTTGGGAGTTGGGTTGGTTTTTTAAAGAACGGAAAAAACACTATATTTTAGGGGTTATGCTATTAATGGTCGTAGCATTTCTTGGTGTTTTACCACCGAGAATTATTGGATTTATTGTTGACCGTATTAGCCAAGGAACCTTAACACCAGATTACTTGCTCAAATGGCTAAGTATTTTAGCGGCATCAGCTTTAGCGATGTACGTTTTACGGTATACATGGAGGTTGCAAATATTTGGGTCTTCGATTTTATTGGCTAGAAATCTGCGTCAACAATTGTTTCGTCATTTTACGCAAATGTCTCCAGCCTTTTATCAAAAGCGTCGTGTTGGCGACTTGATGGCACATGCGACAAATGATTTGCAGGCGGTTCAGCAAACAGCGGGTGCAGGTGTTTTAACACTTGTCGATTCGATTGCGACAGGCGGTTTTGTTATTGCGGCTATGGCCATAACAATTGATTGGAAATTAACTTTAATTGTCTTGCTGCCAATGCCGTTGATGGCTTATATGACCAATTATTATGGCAAATTGATGCATGAGCGCTTTCATGGAGCGCAACAAGCATTCTCAGGACTCAATGATAAAACGCAAGAAAGTATCTCCGGGATGAAAGTCATTAAAACTTTTGGTCAAGAACAGCAAGATATTGATGATTTTAAAAACCTGTCCGAGCGTGTAGTAAATGAAAATATTCGCGTAGCGCGTGTAGATTCTTTATTTGATCCTACAATTTCCGCGATTATCGGGGTTTGTTATTTTCTAACGATTGGTTTTGGTTCTTATTTTGTGACCCAAGGCGATATGACAATTGGTGATTTGATCGCATTTACAGCCTATCTTGGTTTATTGGTATGGCCGATGTTAGCCTTTGGATGGCTTTTCAATATTGTAGAACGCGGTAGGGCATCTTATGATCGTATCCGGCAGTTACTTGCAGAGCCGATTGAAATTGATGATCGTGAAAATGCGATTGATGAAGATCCATCAGGAGATATCGTTTTTTCTTTAGAACAGTTTAAATTTACTGGAGATGACCGAGCAGCTCTTCGGAACATCTATTTTACAGTGAAACAAGGTGAAACGCTTGGAATTGTTGGCAAGACGGGTTCTGGAAAGTCAGCAATTTTAAGATTATTATTACGAGAGTTTGACGATTATAAAGGTTCTATCTTATTCGGAGAGTATTCGATTGATGCCTATAAAAAGCAACG carries:
- a CDS encoding acyl-CoA carboxylase subunit beta, with protein sequence MDIYERINELYDRKREIELGGGEERIDKQHEKGKLTARERIDLLLDEDSFVELSPFVEHRTTDFGMAKGPGEGVVTGYGKVNGRPIYLFSQDFTVFGGALGEMHAKKIANVMDLAARNGAPFIGLNDSGGARIQEGVLSLDGYGQIFYRNSIYSGVIPQISVIMGPSAGGAVYSPAITDFVFMVDKTSQMFITGPKVIETVTGEKISSEDLGGSRVHTAISGNAHFRGDSEQKVLEMVRQLISYLPQNNTEMPPRLEEGEEDDYRPDLADVVPFEAIRPYDVRKVVDQVVDKDSFMEVQPEFARNIVIGLARIKGETVGLVCNQPKVMAGGLDIDSSDKAARFIRFCDSFNIPLITFEDVTGFFPGIKQEHGGIIRHGAKILYAYSEATVPKMTVILRKAYGGAYVALNSKSIGADLVYSWPNAEIAVMGPNGAANIIFAREIAASENPEETRAAKIEEYRVKFANPYVAAARGMVDDVIDPRETRIKLIQALEMMRNKKDTRPAKKHGNMPL
- a CDS encoding M20/M25/M40 family metallo-hydrolase, translated to MNNERLINEFLELVQIDSETKHEGPISAILQTKLEAMGFHVVIDESAAATGHGAGNIIATLRGNLSEVPAIYFTVHMDTVTPGVGVKPEIRDGYVYSDGTTILGADDKAGISALFEMIRVLQEQEIPHGDIQLVITSGEESGLVGAKELDSSLMIAKYGYAVDSDGKVGGIVTAAPNQAKLWTTIYGKTAHAGVAPEKGISAISIAAKAIAKMTLGRIDEETTANIGHFEGGGATNIVCDEVRILSEARSISEDKLAAQTIHMESVFEQVAENLGGRAETKVQLMYPGFHFDDMDPVVEIAQKAAAKIGRPSPILTSGGGSDANIFNGFGIPTVNLCVGYEEIHTKNERMPIEELEKLTELLVEIVKESTQK
- a CDS encoding DNA polymerase IV; the protein is MASRVIFHIDMNSFYASVEQSHNPELKGKAIAIAGNPQERKGIIVTCSYEARAHGIYTTMQVHEAKRKLPELLLLPPNFERYRAASKAMFEILRTYTDMVEPVSIDEGYVDVTELTETRHALEIADDIQQRLLAELDLPCSIGIAPNKFLAKTASDMKKPMGITVLRKRSIQALLWPKSVIEMHGIGDSTAARLKSLKIEKIGELATANEGLIKEKMGKNGLRLRERANGIDDRPVDPDSIYDTKSVGTSTTLPIDETDEQSLKALFRQLSDKVANRLEAKELSGSTVSIQTRSSDWKNRTRSVTLNNTVWKAEDIQRTAWQLFIKHWNGEALRLIGVTVSNVASKGDMTEQLSIFNFQEHVKEEPILNLMAKLESRFGKSVLTRGTKIKKTNYDSKTSFSKDFLDDHERK
- the rnz gene encoding ribonuclease Z yields the protein MQLLFLGTGAGMPSKQRNTSALVLKLLEERGTVWLFDCGEATQHQILRTTVKPRKIEKIFITHMHGDHIFGLPGLLGSRSFQAGEEPLDIYGPVGIKEYVQMTLTLSRTHLTYPIAYHELSEGMIFEDELMTVETRLLDHVIPSYGFRITQKPLPPKLLINKALSLGVPKGPLLAKLKTGQDIELANGQWVRSGDVTESEQPGFVVTILGDTRFCKAAVELGRGADVLVHEATFDATAKKMATEYGHATVYDAAETARLARANTLIMNHISARFLPEDEKFLLKQMKEQHPRGFIAHDFAEFEWHQQEKRIRKKQGSRL
- the namA gene encoding NADPH dehydrogenase NamA — protein: MAKLFEPFEIKETVFKNRIVMAPMCMYQSDQEDGKITDWHRIHYPTRAVGGVGLIITEATAVQPQGRISSRDLGIWDDTHIEGQSEIVRLMKQSGAKTGIQLAHAGRKATVDGEIYSASALAFDDSYKLPKEMSSDDIEETIEAFKLGAIRAKKAGFDVIELHGAHGYLLNQFLSPLTNQRTDEYGGSAENRYRLLGKVIDVVNEVWNGPLFVRISAHDYSEGGMTADQYVEMCQWMKQQGVDLIDVSSGAVVPARIPVFPGYQVAFAETIKKDTPIATGAVGLITSPLHAEEILQNERADMVFLARELLRDPYWAYTAAKQLNVEITAPEPYKRGWL